A single Fusobacterium sp. SYSU M8D902 DNA region contains:
- a CDS encoding TDT family transporter, producing the protein MRSFKEIFKALPVALTGLALGISGISGALSAIFNPAFLYIGNFISLMLLLPIITKNFLHFDVFKEELKHPTIGSFIPTLDMALMNFSVVLYHFSPVLGKGLWLLCIVLHFIFGTSFIYHRCNSWNMHHMIPSWFVPPIGIVVACVSSSSMGMPFLTQIIFYIGFVFYIVMLPLMLYRIIFVERIDDARLPTFAIMAAPPNLCLAGYLVAFSSPNPTIVNFLFPLGIFMTALIYIAMFKIFRLDFTPVYASFTFPLAISSTAILKYSKYISSFDLARGEFWYDFACIASIMATILISGIFIKMLIFIKKNILA; encoded by the coding sequence ATGAGATCTTTTAAAGAGATTTTTAAGGCTTTGCCTGTGGCACTTACTGGTTTGGCTTTAGGAATATCAGGAATAAGTGGAGCTTTGTCTGCTATTTTTAATCCTGCTTTTTTGTATATTGGAAATTTTATTTCTTTAATGTTATTATTACCTATAATTACTAAAAACTTTTTACATTTTGATGTTTTTAAAGAAGAGTTGAAACACCCAACAATAGGAAGTTTTATCCCCACTTTAGATATGGCTCTGATGAATTTTTCTGTAGTGTTATATCACTTTTCCCCTGTTTTAGGAAAAGGTTTATGGCTATTATGTATAGTTTTACACTTTATATTTGGTACATCATTTATTTACCATCGTTGCAACTCTTGGAATATGCATCATATGATTCCAAGTTGGTTTGTTCCACCAATTGGAATAGTTGTAGCTTGTGTAAGCTCTTCATCTATGGGTATGCCATTCTTAACACAGATAATTTTCTATATTGGTTTTGTTTTTTATATAGTTATGTTACCATTGATGTTGTACAGAATAATTTTTGTAGAAAGAATTGATGATGCAAGACTTCCTACATTTGCTATTATGGCTGCTCCACCAAATCTATGTTTAGCTGGTTACTTGGTTGCTTTTAGTAGCCCTAATCCTACAATTGTAAATTTTCTTTTTCCATTAGGAATATTTATGACAGCATTAATATATATAGCAATGTTTAAAATTTTTAGATTAGATTTTACTCCAGTATATGCATCATTCACTTTCCCATTGGCTATAAGTTCTACTGCTATTTTAAAATATTCAAAATACATTAGTAGTTTTGATCTAGCTAGAGGAGAGTTTTGGTATGACTTTGCCTGTATAGCATCTATTATGGCTACTATCTTAATCTCAGGAATATTCATAAAAATGTTAATCTTTATTAAGAAGAATATTCTTGCTTAA
- a CDS encoding acyl-CoA dehydrogenase, whose protein sequence is MEFNMPKTHELFRQMIREFAEKEVKPLAAEVDEEERFPVETVKKMAEIGLMGIPIPKEYGGAGGDNVMYAMAVEELSRVCGTTGVIVSAHTSLGTWPILKFGTEEQKQKYIPKLASGEWIGAFGLTEPNAGTDAAGQQTTAVLDEATNEWVINGSKIFITNAGYAHVYVIFAMTDKSLGLKGISAFIIEEGTPGFSVGKKEKKLGIKGSSTCELIFENARIPKENLLGQVGKGFKIAMMTLDGGRIGIASQALGIAQGALDETVNYVKERKQFKRALAQFQNTQFQLADLEVKIEAARLLVYKAAWRESNHLPYTVDAARAKLFAAETAMEVTTKAVQLHGGYGYTREYPVERMMRDAKITEIYEGTSEVQRMVISGNLLK, encoded by the coding sequence ATGGAATTTAATATGCCTAAAACACATGAACTTTTCAGACAAATGATAAGAGAATTTGCTGAAAAAGAGGTAAAACCTCTAGCTGCTGAAGTTGATGAAGAGGAGAGATTCCCAGTAGAAACAGTTAAGAAAATGGCTGAAATTGGATTAATGGGTATCCCTATTCCTAAAGAGTATGGTGGAGCTGGTGGAGATAACGTAATGTACGCTATGGCTGTAGAAGAACTTTCTAGAGTTTGTGGTACAACAGGAGTTATTGTTTCTGCACACACTTCATTAGGAACTTGGCCAATTTTAAAATTTGGTACTGAAGAGCAAAAACAAAAATATATTCCAAAATTAGCAAGTGGAGAGTGGATTGGAGCTTTCGGATTAACTGAGCCAAATGCTGGAACTGATGCTGCAGGACAACAAACTACTGCTGTTTTAGATGAAGCAACAAATGAATGGGTTATCAACGGTTCTAAAATATTCATAACTAACGCTGGATATGCTCACGTATATGTAATATTTGCTATGACAGACAAATCATTAGGACTAAAAGGAATATCTGCTTTCATTATTGAAGAAGGAACTCCTGGATTCTCTGTAGGTAAAAAAGAGAAAAAACTTGGAATCAAAGGATCTTCTACTTGTGAATTAATATTTGAAAATGCAAGAATCCCTAAAGAAAACTTATTAGGACAAGTTGGAAAAGGATTTAAAATTGCTATGATGACTCTTGATGGAGGAAGAATAGGAATTGCTTCTCAAGCATTAGGAATCGCACAAGGTGCTTTAGATGAAACTGTAAACTATGTAAAAGAGAGAAAACAATTCAAGAGAGCATTAGCTCAATTCCAAAATACTCAATTCCAATTAGCTGACTTAGAAGTTAAGATCGAAGCTGCAAGACTTCTTGTTTACAAAGCTGCATGGAGAGAAAGCAACCACCTACCATATACAGTAGATGCTGCTAGAGCAAAACTATTTGCTGCAGAAACTGCTATGGAAGTAACTACAAAAGCAGTTCAACTACACGGAGGATATGGATACACTAGAGAATATCCAGTAGAAAGAATGATGAGAGATGCTAAGATTACTGAGATCTATGAAGGAACTTCAGAAGTTCAAAGAATGGTAATCTCTGGAAATCTTTTAAAATAG
- a CDS encoding electron transfer flavoprotein subunit alpha/FixB family protein produces the protein MNLNDYRGILVFAEQRDGVLQNVGLELVGKAKELAQTLDVPVTAALIGYNVGKLADTLGEYGADKVIVVDQPKLELYDTEAYAQVFKAIIDAKKPEIVLFGATTLGRDLAPRVSSRMNTGLTADCTRLEVNAETRGLEMTRPAFGGNLMATIICPDHRPQMSTVRPGVMQKSPKEEGRRAEVENFSVTLDNSKMKVKVLQVVKETKNKVDISEAKILVSGGRGIGSAENFAALQSVATELGATVSASRAAVDAGFIEHDRQVGQTGKTVRPDIYFACGISGAIQHVAGMEESEYIVAINKDKEAPIFNIADLGIVGDANKIAVQLLEALKKAKESR, from the coding sequence ATGAATTTAAATGATTATAGAGGAATATTAGTATTTGCAGAGCAAAGAGACGGGGTACTTCAAAACGTTGGACTTGAATTAGTAGGAAAAGCTAAGGAATTAGCTCAAACTTTAGACGTTCCAGTAACAGCAGCATTAATAGGATATAATGTTGGAAAATTAGCTGATACTTTAGGAGAATATGGAGCAGATAAAGTTATCGTTGTAGATCAACCTAAATTAGAATTATATGATACTGAAGCTTATGCTCAAGTATTTAAAGCAATAATTGATGCTAAAAAACCTGAAATAGTTCTATTCGGAGCTACTACTTTAGGAAGAGATTTAGCACCAAGAGTATCTTCAAGAATGAATACAGGACTTACAGCTGACTGTACTAGACTAGAAGTTAATGCTGAAACTAGAGGACTTGAAATGACAAGACCTGCATTTGGTGGAAACTTAATGGCTACTATCATCTGTCCTGATCACAGACCTCAAATGTCAACAGTAAGACCAGGAGTTATGCAAAAATCTCCTAAAGAAGAGGGAAGAAGAGCAGAAGTTGAAAACTTCTCTGTAACTTTAGATAACTCTAAAATGAAAGTAAAAGTTTTACAAGTAGTTAAAGAAACTAAAAATAAAGTTGATATTTCTGAAGCTAAGATACTTGTATCTGGAGGAAGAGGAATTGGATCTGCTGAAAACTTTGCAGCTTTACAATCAGTTGCTACTGAATTAGGAGCTACTGTATCTGCATCAAGAGCAGCAGTAGATGCTGGATTTATTGAGCATGATAGACAAGTTGGACAAACAGGAAAAACTGTTAGACCTGATATCTATTTCGCTTGTGGAATCTCTGGAGCAATCCAACACGTTGCAGGTATGGAAGAATCTGAATATATCGTAGCTATCAACAAAGATAAAGAAGCACCTATATTCAATATAGCTGACTTAGGAATTGTTGGAGATGCTAATAAGATCGCTGTTCAATTATTAGAAGCTTTAAAGAAAGCTAAAGAATCTAGATAA
- a CDS encoding electron transfer flavoprotein subunit beta/FixA family protein, protein MKIVVCIKQVPDTTEIKLDPVTGTLIRDGVPSIMNPDDKAGLEEALRLKDKYNAHVTVITMGPPQAEAILREAYAMGADRAILLTDRKFGGADTLATSNTIAAALRKIDADLIIAGRQAIDGDTAQVGPQIAEHLDLPQVSYVKEMQYDDKDNSLTIKRVVEDGYYLVNVQLPALVTVLTEANAPRYMRVKGIVEAFDKPVETWTFDDIEINPEIIGLKGSPTKVKKSFTKGAKQAGKVFELDTKEAVELIVEKLKEKFVI, encoded by the coding sequence ATGAAAATAGTAGTTTGTATAAAGCAAGTTCCAGATACAACTGAGATAAAATTAGATCCAGTAACAGGAACATTAATTAGAGATGGAGTTCCTAGTATTATGAACCCAGATGATAAAGCTGGATTAGAAGAAGCATTAAGATTAAAAGATAAATATAATGCCCATGTAACTGTTATTACAATGGGACCACCTCAAGCTGAGGCTATCTTAAGAGAAGCTTATGCAATGGGTGCAGATAGAGCAATACTATTAACAGATAGAAAATTTGGAGGAGCTGATACTTTAGCTACTTCTAACACTATAGCTGCTGCTTTAAGAAAAATAGATGCAGACTTAATAATCGCTGGAAGACAAGCAATAGACGGAGATACTGCTCAAGTAGGTCCACAAATTGCTGAGCACCTTGATTTACCACAAGTATCTTATGTTAAAGAGATGCAATATGATGATAAAGACAATAGCTTAACTATAAAAAGAGTTGTTGAAGATGGATACTACTTAGTAAATGTTCAATTACCTGCTCTTGTAACTGTATTAACTGAAGCTAACGCTCCAAGATATATGAGAGTTAAAGGAATCGTTGAAGCATTTGATAAACCAGTTGAAACTTGGACATTTGATGATATCGAAATAAATCCTGAAATAATTGGATTAAAAGGATCACCTACAAAAGTTAAAAAATCATTTACTAAAGGAGCTAAACAAGCTGGTAAAGTATTTGAATTAGACACTAAAGAAGCTGTTGAATTAATTGTTGAAAAATTAAAAGAGAAATTTGTTATCTAA